One Halovivax ruber XH-70 genomic region harbors:
- a CDS encoding DUF7835 family putative zinc beta-ribbon protein, whose translation MATTDNNFSGLTEHCEDCDLDTLHDVSVQIRTESRKEENAQFSREPYRVTECQRCGARRSQRMNNA comes from the coding sequence ATGGCAACGACTGACAACAATTTCAGCGGGCTTACCGAGCACTGCGAGGACTGCGACCTCGATACCCTCCACGATGTCTCGGTCCAGATTCGTACCGAGAGCAGAAAGGAGGAGAACGCGCAGTTCTCGCGTGAGCCCTACCGGGTCACGGAGTGCCAACGCTGTGGCGCTCGCAGGAGCCAGCGTATGAACAACG